Genomic segment of Chelonoidis abingdonii isolate Lonesome George chromosome 5, CheloAbing_2.0, whole genome shotgun sequence:
GGGACGTAtgtttttctaatgaaaaatgcaGTAAAATTGTCAGACAAGAAATTTGGTTATGGATATTCTTGTCTGATGTGTCCTATAGAATTTGTTACAGCTTCTAAGTCAACGCTGGCCAGAATAAAGTTTGGGAATCTTAACTTTAACATATATAGATTTAGCTATTTTCTGCATCTTTCCTTAGTTCTACTGCCTTGGACTTCGATGATCACTTCAGAATAaattctttggatttttttttattattactattctgGGAAttcttatttgcactgtaatttCAGGGTGTGTTGAGCAAAGCAGTGAACTGGAGAGAGCTAGAGAAACAGTACTACACACAAACTGTTTATGAAGAAGAAATCATTCAAATGCTTGAATATTGTGGAGTAAGTACAGTTTGTTTTCACTATTAGCTTTACGTAAAATATAGTTTACATACAAAATCTGATCAAATACATAGTGTCATGTCTAGACATGTTAACATTAATGGtttcttacattttttatttagtttaacaaataTTTGATGCAGAAGTACCCTTTACTTAAGCAAATATTAATACCTCCTAGTGTCATGTAATGTATTTTTATAAGTGTTGAACTCTCTTTAGATTACTGTTCATGACCAGCTATGACAGACACCAGTTTACTTTAGTTCTCAAAATAAAGGTACAAAAAGCACATCTATTAATTTATCATATCTCCATGtctaacaagaaaataaaatcttgagtgccagaagatttaaaaaattaagaacttTCAGAATGTTCTTTGAAATGTTAGTTTTTGCAGGGGTGAGGAGTCAAAGCATTGAAAACCAAATTCCCAAATGCCAGAAAACTAGCCATATAGCTTTGAATAGCGTATTGAAGTGCCAAATAAAGAAATGACTTACTCTTGAATCAATTACCTTGCTTATTCTTTTGTTgaaatatttatacatatttCAGCAATGAAAAAGACATGACCAGGTGTGAGTATATGATTTATTATGAAATAATTGTTTGCCCTAAGAAGAAAATATCTTGGGACGGGGTAGTGAGGTAAAATTCTTCCTATATGAACACTgttatggcctgatttttaatGCATTGCAATTGCAATTTTGTAGTATTGGCCTagattcttttaattattttagtaatCTAACCTTATTCTCTAAAGATACCATCTGTGCAAGTTTCTCAGACCTGGTTCTGATTAGAGGGGGATTGGTAGAACTCCTTTGGTTCTGCAGGGTTTTTACTGTGATGACAATGGCAATGGGTAAAAATATAACCCAGGAACTTTTACGGTTGTTTCATCACCCTTTACCAAAAATGCTGCCCTGTGAAtgttttagttcttttttgacccaTTGTTAACAACTGTGCTGTGCACAGGAGACCATTCAATGACAGTCACTTAAGCTCTTCACTAGATCCCAACAAGAAATTGTTGGGTGCCCTTTGCTTGTTGCAACCTTGTCTTCTAACCATTTCTGGTACAGTGAGGACACTTAGTTTTAGACCTTTGCTGTGCACTTTAGTGTTTGCTTTTTCTAAGTGCTTTGGCACCTCCCTTGGAACTGAGGCACAACTACTTTAGTGCCTTGCTTTGACATCTGCTTGTTCTTCTGGCAACACCCCAGCAGTGCTAAGGTATTAACAGGAGCAGAGGAACTGTCAGCTGGCTGTTTGCTGACAATCAGTATACACTGAACTCAGATTTGAGGATATCTTCCTAATATCCACAGGCAAATGGATTTTTCAAGTTCTGACTATAGCCTTTTCCCAAAATAAATTTGGATGTCTGCTCTCTCCCCAACCTCAACAGTTATGGTCAATAAGGTGTTTACTGGTACCTGACTTTCTTCTGGTCTTTGAATAAATAGCTATTAGTATTACTATTTCTTCCCTAGCAAATTCAATGTTGTTTTGCAGAAGAGCATTTCTGAAAAGCTGACCACTTGAGTTCTTTTCCAAGAAACTGAAGTACAATGTTTTTATACAGAAATAACAAACATGGAAGCATAATACAGAATTATAAATCAGATGTCCAGCTATAGCTCTGCTCTACTAATATCTGCAATGTCGTAATATGCTCAGAAATATGAGGGAAAGCTTAATAGAAGaaacaaaattggaaaaaattaGAAGTTGCATAGAAATTTTCAGGTAGTTTCCTCATGTATAATGTTTCCCAATATATACTTGCTTTACTCGTCAAAAGACAGTTAACACCACTTGTGATGGGATTGAATGGTTCATAGGATTCTTAACAGAATAAGGATactccttttttttaattccttgttTGAGACTAGATCAGTTCAGTAATAACCAAAAGTAATTTGCATCTGACGTGATATTGTGTTTTAGTTCCATTTCCTAATGGACATACAGCTGCATTTTAGGAACCACGACCATAATTGAGTACTTACTGCTACATGATTGTCTGCTTAGGACAGGCCCAAAACTAGGATATAAGGTGGTGATATGGGTCAggatttagatcaggggtcggcaacctctagcATGCAGCTCGCAAGGGTAAGCACCCCGGCGGGCccaggcagtttgtttacctgctgcgttggcaggtttggctgatcgcggctcccactggccatggtttgccgtcccaggccaatgggggcggcgggaagcactgcaggccgagggatgtgctggccgcggcatgtaaacaaactggctgggaccaccagggtgcttaccctggtgagccacgtgccagaggttaaCGACACCTGATTTAGATCATTGACCAAGCTGTATGCCAAAATTTGGACTTTGTGCACCTAGCACTGTGTCTGGCTCATGCCAGAGCTTATACTCTTTTCTCTCTGTCATGAGCACTGAATTCTCTCACCTTTTTTTAATCAGGTTGACCAAAAAATGTGAAAAACCCTTAATAAAAGGCCTGTATTTCTGTTTAGACAGACTCTTTCAAGATGGGACAAGACTTTGTTAAAAATTCCCCCAACAGTGTGGACAGTCTGAACAACCTAGCTCTGACTTCCAGAATGTTGAATCTGGATACCACGAGCAAAATTCTGTCTACAGATGCCATTCACTGCCTTAGCACTAGTAAAAGTACTCTAAATGCCTCATCAGAAAGACTCTTACTGCAAGATGCTCCTAAAATGCAGTGTATAAATCAAACATTTTCAACCAGCAGCAGTAGCAATAAGAACTTCACCAGCCTGCAGGAGCACCTGATAAgtgaagaaaggaaaagggaCACTTTACAGAGAGAATCACTAAGGTTCATGAAAGGAGTTATGGATGAATGTACCCATGTAGCTAATTTTTCAggtacttatttattttaatgtgggGATTGGGATAATTGTCTAGAATAACCTTTTATTATCTGTGCAGTAATTTTGTATTCATACTGTTTTCTCAAAAAGCTTGTATATTGAATTAGAAAGTGTGTCATGGCTGTCTATACAGAATGgacatgtcttttaaaaatatgtatatcagACTTATATCTGATATGGATCATCTAGTTTCAGAGGAACCTCCTTTTTGACAAATACCCTGATAGTTCAAAACCACTTGCTTAGCTATGTCAATCTAGagcacggggtgggcaaactttttgggccgggagccacatctgggtgcggaaattgcatgcagggccatgaatgtagggttGGGGTGCGGGTGTGAGTATGGGAtatgggagggggtgggagtttatgagggggctcagggaagggggtttgggtgcagaagggggtgtggagtacgggagggggctcagggcagggtgttggggtgcaggagggggtgtggggtgcggcagggagTTAGGGTACTGGAGGCATTCAGGTTGTGGACTCTGGTCCGGTGtcgcttacctggagtggctccggGGCAGCAGCAtcatgcactggggccagggcaggctgcctgcacTGGCCCCAGGCCGCTCCCAGAAGCGACCAGCACTACACCTCTGCGgcttctgggggagggggagcagagggctcagTGTGCTGCCCTCATTTGTGGGTATCTCCCCCAAAGCCCCCATCggccgcggttccccattcccagtgcctgcaggcaagggcagcatgtggagccctctaccactccccaaccccaccccacaccACCCCGGCAATCCTATGGGCCAGATcaagtagtttgcccaccccggatCTAGAGATATGCATAGAGGGATGCTTCAGGAGCTCCACCAATTCTCTAAGTCCGGTTTcaacttgtgtgtgtttgttctctttttctcttaAGTAGTATGTTGCTAGATATAATCATACTTTGTGTAATATACCAAGTGCCTATAACATGAGCTCATCTGCTTCAGGTATTGCTGGGGCCCTTTTTTAAGTGGGAAAAGATATTTCCTAATCCTCTACTTGTCTGTGCAAGCATGCAAATCCATGGTATATGATTTATTACATATTTAAAGGGATGTCTGAATTTTTCTAGGAGTCAATTTTGAAATATGTTTAGCATATCACTGTTTGCCACTGTTAGAAAACCACAGGTGGTCTTTAGAGGTCAAGAGATGGCTGTTCTGTATAGTGCCTTATTCCCTCAGTTTGTCATCAGATTACCCCATAATGAgcaccataggtgctggaactaggggttatgggggtgctgctgcaccccatcttgaagtggtttccattatatgtagggtttacagtttggttcagtggctctcagcacccccactatacaaattgttccagcacccctgattaGCACTGAACCTATGGAAGTTATCCATAATTAAAATTACTTCTGAATTACattataaaattgatttttgcCCTCACTTCTCATCTCAAAGCAAAGATCCCCTCTATCCCTACCCCCCAATGTGATATTGAACTCATATTGCTGGGTTATGTCTGTCTGAAATGAAGCTGTTTTGCAAAATTTGATGTTACTTGGATAATGAATTCCTGACTTGCAGTACCCCAAAAAGAGGTTTATGAGAGTTCAAAAAATCTTCTAACTTTTTTACCATCTTGTAACAAACACAGAAGGTCAAGGAGAAATAAAATTTTGTTCACTGACTACCCCAGCAGGGATCTAGTGCCCAGGATCAAAATATAATTATGTAATACATCTTTTATTTTGCAACTACACTACGGAATATATGCTCCATTGAGTTTAATACACTGTGTCCAAGGATGGCTGGAGacctaaactttcatttaaagaGTTTCTCGTTTTTCATGCAGAGAGCTCAAAGTGTAACCTGATCATTAGGGAGACTTGCTAATGAAAACAAGAGATGCCCCGCAACTCATGTGGGCTTTTCCTACTAGCTACATTACGGTAGCTTCATAAGTTACTGAGGAATACTGATTTGGGAGTAGAAAACAGTTTAATCAGAAAAAGTGAGCATTTACtggaaaaattcagtttttcttcttttttttctgctcagTTCCAGTTGATCCAAATCTAATCATAGTTGTTCAAGCCAAGGAGGATGCGTATGTTCCACGAACTGGAGTGCGCAGCCTTCAAGATATCTGGCCAGGATGTGAAATCAGGTATCTGGGTGGAGGTCATGTCAGTGCCTACCTCTTCAAACAAGGACTCTTCAGGTGAGAAGTTATGTATAAACAGGGAAGCAAAAATAGGGTTGTGATCTTTCCCTAATACCACATTTTTGAGGGAATTAGTTTTCTGTATTGGCAtgtcattctttttaaaaaacaacttatATTACTCTTCATTTAGTCCACTCATTGATTGAACACTATAATTTATTTCCTAGCCAGTGTATGTTCAGCAGGCAACAATTGCCCTACATATATTTTTGCAAGTGTTGTGTTTGTTAGAATGAAAAGTAGATGAAGTCGAAATTTAAGATATTAGCTTACCTGTCAGACATGTTGCTATAACTCCAGACTTGACATTGCATCTCAACCTTCTGAaatgttatttatataaatacaATTCTTAAATCTTAATAAGTTACAATAATATAACACTCTTGATGTACTAAATTCCCTGGAGATGCAGGGATTAATGAAGACTGGATAGCCCATTTGAAGGACtccaaacaaaaaaggaaaagataaacATACCAAGGTTCAGGATCAATATCTGTGTAAAATTAGCACAGTTTTTGAAAGATGTTGCAATAAGTAGAAAATACAGAAGAGAGATCTTTGTGTGATCAGAATTCCTTGAGAGTTGGGTACAAAAGGCTCTGATCCaacaaagcatgtgcttaactttaagcatcaaCTGCTCACATAGATGTTTTGCCGTATTGGAGGCCAAAGAGACAGGGGAAGTGATGTGAAAGGGAAATAATTCCTAGTACCAAATCAgagttgaagaaaactgtttatttttttaaagcatggcCATGTGGACACACTCTTCTACTAATATCATCTTTGGTTTGATCAGGTGGTCTGGAGAGCTGTTCCCATCAGTCTAAATAATTTCGGAAATGTGACACTGGAGAGCATTAGACTCTGTACTTGTAGTGCATATATAATAGTTGAGAATGACTGGCATTCTGTATATGAATTTAAAGGTATTTCCTGCAGTATTAGAGCCTTCACTGTTGCTGCCTCCCTCTCCTTTTTGCAGTGTTTACATTGTCAATGAAATCTTTCTAAGTTTGGGGTAAGGTTGATTGAATATTTGTGGGCAGCCctcttgtgaaaaatgtttcctccTTTCTCTGGCTTCCTTTTGTTCAATGTCTGATATATTAATGTGTTAAATAAGTCATGTTGTTTGTTTacagttgtagccatgttggtcccaggatagtagaAAGACATTGGatcaactcctgttggtgaaagagaccagctttcaagcttacacagacatgaagaagagctcaaaagcttctctttcatcaacagaagttggtccaataaaagatatctcacccaccatgtctATCTCACAGTGTTTGTCTCAAACGTGTGGACCACTTACCTGATTTCTCTTCGAGACATTCCAGTTCCCATACTTCAAGCAATTGCAATGTAGGGCCCCATTAATATTTGTTTACCAACTTCTTTGCTTTTGAGGAATTCAGATTTTACACAAATATCCTGTATTTCTAGCTGACCAAGTGAAATTCCTCACATTTGGGAAGCTTTAGGaacttttgttatttaaaatgttatttttgccTCACTTAAAACTTTTGAGTTAAGCCTATTTACATATTTAATCCTTGGCTAATCACATTGCCATTTATGTTAACAGATTTACTAATGTGGAACCCTGTGCATGTTGGTTTTAGACTACTTGTTTGTTTCACATAGATAACTGAACAGCTCTTGGTGAGGATTCTGACACTTACTGACCTTTGCTGCGTTTGAACCAATATCCTTGAAATGTGTTTTATGCCATTTTTAATCCCCCTTGAGTCATTCAGCCCCATAACAAGTAAATATTAACCTTCCAAAAGTAAGAAGATTGAGGGCTCTGAACCTGTGCCTCATTTCAACTGCTTTGTACTGGTGCAAAGAAGCCCTAAATCCAGTTTTTGGAAACTcttgtcctgtgtgtgtgtggatgtctTAGAAGCTACCACACCATGTTCTCCTGCCATGTGGGGTCTGGCTTGGCTCCCTAAGCCAAGCAGATGCCCAGTTGTTGTAGGGGGTCATTGGGACATTTGGCAGCTGGTGCAGATAAGAGCTTGGGGTTTGAGGGGCATAATGGTGGTGGATCAGGGAAATTAAGAGCTCTCGCCCTCCTCAGGTATACCAAGCACTTCCAAGGCCCTATTTTTacaaaggggcgggggggaaagttAAGCAGCCTCCATCTACCCCTGCCCAAATTATACTAATAGCCTGTGATTCTTTCTCTCCATATTCTCTCTTTTAGGCAAGCCATTTATGATGCATTTGACCGCTTTCTCCAAAAATATGCTGTTTAATGGTCTTCAATATTAATTTGCTCAGTGTGGTCTTGTGTGAGCTTTCCATGTATGGAATTGCATATTGGCGTGCTTTGAAAAGCCAGCCAGTTACACCAATACTGAATGGATGGACACCAACACTGAATGTCACACCCAGCAATTATCAATACTGGCAAAGCATTAATAATAGTAGTTTCAGTTCAACCAAATGCCCATCTAAGACATATCTGCATTAATTTGAACCATGAAAATTTTGGCAACATTTGTTAACGTATAAGGGATTTTATGTACTTCATATCATCTACTATTTTATCACTTCACATATGACATTCTGTTCTGAATAGTTTGCATATCAGCTGTAAATAGACTAATATAATGCCAATTGAACTGTTCAAATCTATCCTTTAGGATTTTAACACTTCTATATTTAATGCATTGCTATTTTTTCCTATTACCAATTTTTTTCCTGTCCACGTTTTGCCCGCTTTTTTGTGTGCTGTTGCTGaagatttgctttttaaaaagggctcttcCTGCAAGCCCAACTTCATGTGTTTCATTGCCATTGTTTGCGATTGTCCCAAATTCACCGTGGTGACTTAAAACTGCAGGAATAAATAAGAGAAGATGGACAGCAATAGGAATAGAAAAGTCTCTTTCAAAAAAATGTTATCTaggaaaaaagtaaagaaaggCATATTTTATTGACATGTTTGAAAGCTTTCTCTATTATGGAagtccttttttatttaaaaacaaacacgtAGATCATTCACAGTAACTGTATAGATGTTCACAGCTGAAAAGAGAGTAATTGAAAACAGAGCACCCAGTAATTGATTTTTACATGTTGTATAATTGGACAATGTACAAGTCTGGTCCCACCAGCATTTTATAATAGAATTGCTTTAACTGAAAATAGCTTCTTGGGAGTAATCTTAATGCAGAATATAATAGCACAAAGACTGTTGATTCTACGTATTGTTTAAAGCATCTTATATTTTGCTGTAGAATTAAGACAACCAGTGTTTCAGATACCTGGACagtcctttttttaaactgtaatcaGCACATGGCTACAAACATACCTTCCATTTTACAACATTTTAGAGATACATGCACTACATTACGGAAGATGAACTTTAGATCTTCTGTAATCTCTCCTAATTTTACAACAAtaaaagtttgtgtttttttaattggatgaaagtaaaatatttaggATTCTGAGCATGTTTAAAGAATTAACAGAATTTGTATTCTCATATAAGACCTGAATTTAATTTAGTAAACTAGTAACACATCCATAGTTTACAAGTAGTTATCCATTAAATATTTTGGCAGTATGCTTTAAAAGTAATAGATTGGGCGAGGAAGCTACAgttgaagcaattttttttaccatTATTTTGATTGGGAATTACAAATcttgtttttttcagttcagtgtaaTAGTATTGGATATGTGTCTCTCACCTTTCAAGCAGAGCATTTTACTTAAGTTTAAATGTTGAAATTTCTACTTTACATATAAAGTATATGGAGCAAATAAAATTTTGCTTGTACAAACACACTCTTGAAAAAATAATCTTGCAAATGAGGATTGTAAATGGGACCAGATATGTCTATCTGTAAACTGGATAAAAAGTCCAGGAAaaactgaaacacacacatttgtaCTAATTAAATTTATTTCAAGATCCAAATGTACTGAAACTCTGCCATAGtacttttcttttaattgaaatgtttaaaatggaatttaattATTTCCTTGATGCAGTGTTTGATAGTAAATGTATAACATTATGAGCAAGTGATCAGCTTCACCCAGTGACTAGAAcatttgtgattttaaaatactgaatgtTTATAATTTAGAAAATGCAAGTCTTCAAAAGCAAATACATgtaagattaatttttaaattaaagatgtgAGTACGGGACTAAAATGCATACAAACAACTGGATACACGTCTTGTTCTTTACTTTTGTTAACTAGGATAtcttacaaaataaaattgtttaaaaattagcTAAGAATTGACACAATCTAGAAAGATGGCCACATTCGGAACTTGTTTGTTTCTGTACATTACTCTGTTTATGCCATGTTCCTCTTGCAGCTATAAAGGGGGAAAATCTGTGACAAGGGATAGGTTTGAGTGCCTGGAAGACAGCAAAGACAAAAATTTGATGGGTGTCTTCAATTAAGTGGTTTCTAGACTACAAACTATAACCTGCCAAAGTAATTATTTCTAGAGAGCTCAATACTAGGAATTACAGATCTAATGGAAAATTGACATCCCAAGGCATCAGATGGTTGCACTAGTAAGATTTTACTTTCAAAAAAAAGATTTACATTGTGTTAAGCAAACTTGTTTTAACATAACGTCTTTTTGTAGAGGCAGAAGTATTGGGATAAGTAGTGATGGTACTGACTCTTAACAAGAGCCAATAAACATACTTAATTCATAACAGTGAAGACTGTTGCCAAATGAATAGCAGAGTGAGTGCCAAGGAGaagtatttgatatttttcttacgTTAGAAACAAAGATATATAATAAGGATGTTTGTATGCCAGTCCTTTATGTCTGAGGTAACCTGTTTGTTTgtatcagatgggtagccgtgttagtctggatctgtaaaagcagcagagaatcctgtggcaccttatagtgcatctgacgaagtgggtattcacccacgaaagctcatgctccaaaacgtctgttagtctataaggtgccacaggattctctcctgTTTGTTTGGTATGTGGAGATTATTAAATTGGGCTTTGATGCTTAAATATGTTTATCCTGTTTGTAGACGTCAGTTTTTCAATTTGCATGGttaagtggggggagggataggctcagtggtttgagcattggcctactaaacccagggttgtgagctcaatccttgagagggccatttagggaagtggggtaaatatctgtctggggattggtcctgctttgagcagggggttggattagatgaccttctgaggtcccttccaaccctgatattctgtgaagtGCTAGTAACAAATTATGAATAGATAATTGTACTTTAACAattcaatgagaaaaaaatatactGTATGTCTATACTGTAACTGAAGGTGTGATGGTAGCACTGGCAAGTATACCCATACTACTGG
This window contains:
- the ABHD18 gene encoding protein ABHD18 isoform X1; this translates as MGGALVLESAVLLHWLEREGYGPLGMTGISMGGHMASLAVTNWPKPLPLVPCLSWSTASGVFTTGVLSKAVNWRELEKQYYTQTVYEEEIIQMLEYCGTDSFKMGQDFVKNSPNSVDSLNNLALTSRMLNLDTTSKILSTDAIHCLSTSKSTLNASSERLLLQDAPKMQCINQTFSTSSSSNKNFTSLQEHLISEERKRDTLQRESLRFMKGVMDECTHVANFSVPVDPNLIIVVQAKEDAYVPRTGVRSLQDIWPGCEIRYLGGGHVSAYLFKQGLFRQAIYDAFDRFLQKYAV
- the ABHD18 gene encoding protein ABHD18 isoform X3, with translation MGVSKLDILYRRLLLTKLFIRGWGRPDDLKRIFEFRKIIGNREKCQKLVSRDYPVFIDKVEEQSDCKILDGHFISPLIHYVPNILPTESIIARFQFIIPKRWNSKYKPVCIHLAGTGDHYYWRRRTLMARPMLKEACMASLLLENPYYGCRKPKDQIRSSLKNVSDLFVMGGALVLESAVLLHWLEREGYGPLGMTGISMGGHMASLAVTNWPKPLPLVPCLSWSTASGVFTTGVLSKAVNWRELEKQYYTQTVYEEEIIQMLEYCGTDSFKMGQDFVKNSPNSVDSLNNLALTSRMLNLDTTSKILSTDAIHCLSTSKSTLNASSERLLLQDAPKMQCINQTFSTSSSSNKNFTSLQEHLISEERKRDTLQRESLRFMKGVMDECTHVANFSVPVDPNLIIVVQAKEDAYVPRTGVRSLQDIWPGCEIRYLGGGHVSAYLFKQGLFRQAIYDAFDRFLQKYAV
- the ABHD18 gene encoding protein ABHD18 isoform X2, encoding MGGALVLESAVLLHWLEREGYGPLGMTGISMGGHMASLAVTNWPKPLPLVPCLSWSTASGVFTTGVLSKAVNWRELEKQYYTQTVYEEEIIQMLEYCGTDSFKMGQDFVKNSPNSVDSLNNLALTSRMLNLDTTSKILSTDAIHCLSTSKSTLNASSERLLLQDAPKMQCINQTFSTSSSSNKNFTSLQEHLISEERKRDTLQRESLRFMKGVMDECTHVANFSVPVDPNLIIVVQAKEDAYVPRTGVRSLQDIWPGCEIRYLGGGHVSAYLFKQGLFR